Below is a genomic region from Hydrogenimonas thermophila.
TTAAAATCTTTTTAGCAAAATCTTTACACCTTCCAATGATGCGTTTTCCATACGACTCTTCTCTACTCTAAGCCCCTCACAACTTGCCAAAAGAGCATAATCACCAATTCGTTTACGAACTATTTCAATCAGTTCAGGATTATGTTCAATCACACCACCTCCAAAAACTAAAATCTTTGGATTCATAATCGTAACCATCGTAGCTGCTGCATAAATCAAAGCTTCAATATAGCTTTCTGCTATCTTCATAGCATCAGGATTTTTTGAACTCTTTAACTGTTGCAAAGTTGTCTCTTCTTTCAATCCAAAATACTTTATCCATTTTTGAATACCGCTTCCAGAAGCATAAAGTTCAAGACAATTATCTTTTCCGCAACCACACTTAAAAGGTGCTGTTTTATATGGTATATGACCAATCTCACCTGCAAGATTACGCCATCCATGAACAATTTTGCCATCGACAATCAAACCACCGCCAAGTCCCGTACCAGAGTAGAGAGCTACAAGCTCTTTTTCATTCCAGTAAACTGATTCAGCCAATGCAGCGCAGTTTAGATCGTTTTCCAAAATAAGAGATACACCAAAATTTGTTTCAACAAAATCTTTAAGTTTAGGCTCTTTGACATCAATATTTGGAGCTGAAATAATTACTCCATTATGCACCTGTCCGGCAAAAGATACTGCTATAGCATCGATCTGTGGATAACGCCTTAACATTGATGTAATAAACTCTAAAAGTGGCTGTTCTTTGCTTTGAAACTTACCACATACATCATCTTCACCAAGAAGCTCATAGCGTAACCACGTACCACCAACATCAATGGCAAGTTGACTCATAAGAGACTCTCATAAAGTTTCAGATACTCTTTAGCACACTTTTGAATAGAAAAATCGCAACTCATATTAAATGTACGGATACTGTTTAACTTTCTTCTGTTTCCATATAGTTTAATTGCACTATCTATACTTTGCAAAAAGAGATCTTTTTTCATTTTATTAAAGACAAATCCCATACCACAAACTCTCTTTCTTGGTATGATTTGGTGGATGGTATCTTTTAAGCCTCCAGTTTTGTGAACCAGTGGAATGGTACCGTAACGCATCGCAACCATCTGATTTAACCCACACGGTTCAAAGAGTGAAGGCATAACCAAAAAGTCTGCCGCTGCATACATTTTATGTGCAAGGGTCTCATCATAACCAAAATGTAGATGAAAGTTAAACTTTTTTTGTGCCACTTTTTGCAAAGCAGAATGGTACTTATTCTCCCCATCACCAAGCATAACAAACACCAAAGGTCGTTTTAACATCTCTTCAATTGACTCAATTATAAGTTCAAGCCCCTTTTGCTCTACAAATCGACCAATAAATATAAAAAGTGGTAATGTAGATTGTTCCATCTCAATCTCACGAAAAAATGACTTTTTGCAGACCATTTTCCCTCTTTTTGAAGTTTTACTATATGTTGCAGGAAGTGCCGGATCGGTTGATGGATCAAAAAGTTTGGTATCGATCCCATTTAGAATACCGGTTAATTTCTCACTATGAAGACGCAAATAGCCATCCAATCCACAACCAAACTCAGGTGTTAGAATCTCAACTGCATAGCTTGGACTAACTGTTGTAACCGCGTCAGCATTGCCAATGCCTGCTTTCATCCAATTTACCTCTCCGTAAAACTCAACCTCTTCCATCCTAAAATGTTTTGGATCAATTCCAGTTCGAACCATTGAAGATTTTGGAAAGAGTCCCTGATAAGCAAGGTTATGAATTGTATAGACTATTTTGGTACTTAAACCAGTATCACGCACTAAAAGTGCAGTAAGTGCAGTATGCCAATCATTAAGATGCAAAATATCAAAAAAGTCTCTTTTAACTATTTCAACAATCGTATGACAAAAGATAGCAAATCTTAAATCATTATCTTCATACCCTTCTTCAGAATGTCCATATAAAGAGTCTCGTTCACACAATAGTTCATTGTAAACAAAAACTACTTTCAAACCATCTATTGTTGTAGTAAAAAGCTCAATATCGTAAGAGAGTCCACCAAAAGAGAGGTTAAAAGAGTCTCCAGTTGAACAAATATCATAATGAGTCTTATCTATGCATCTATAAAGGGGCATAATTGCCGTAACATCGATTCTTCCATTTAATACTTTAGAAAGAGCCAAAGATATGTCAGCCAATCCCCCACTTTTAGCAAAAGGAGAAATCTCAGCTGATGCAAATAGTAATTTCATTATTGTTCCTCAAAAGAATTGACTCTTATGATAGTAATATAACTTTATAGATTGCAAAAAGATTGGAAGAGAAAAGAGAGTAGTTGTTTAAACTACCATTAATTGATGTAAAGGTTTACACCAATTTAATGATAGTCATCTCTTTATGCATAAATAGAGAAGCTTGAAGCACTTACTTGAGAGTCATCATCTTTAGTTGGATTCAATATATCTAATAAAGATTGGAAATAATCTTCTTCACTCATACTGGCTTTATCAACCTCTTTCATTTGAGACATTGCCTTTTGTCTATCTTCCATACTTAAAGAACTCATTTGTTCTCTTAATTGTGTTCTCTCTTCTTGTGACAATGATTGCATAATATCTTTCATTCCACCATTACCAGCACCACCTGCACCATTCATCTGTCTCATTTGTGCCTGTTGCATTGCACCACTTGAATTTACTGTCATAATTTGCTCCTTTTTAGAATAACTTTTTTACAAGCAATATCTATTCCATAAAATCCATAATATATAGTTTTCAAAATCTATAGATTTACTTGACAATAAAATTTTTATCAATTATAATTTTGAGAAATTAAATACCTTCTAATAAAAATCTCTAATTTTATTCTAAACAAAAGGGCAATATATGCAATTAAAAACAGTAATATTTATACTATTAACCATATCTCTTGCTTTATCTGAAGAGGTTAAAAGTAAAAAAGGCTACCGCCTCCTCGCCTGGAATGACCTAGGAATGCACTGTATGGATGGAAATGACTACTCAGTCTTTTCAATCTTGCCACCATATAATAACCTAGTAGCCCAACTTATAAAAAAAGATGGAACACCACAACATATTACAAGTGGTGTGACACTTACTTATGAAGCAGTACCATCATTAGATGGTAAGTGGAATACAACGAGTGTTACTAAAACAAACTTTTGGGATTATGTTTTAAGTCTATTTGGTGTAACACTTGAAGCAGATAAAGGACTTGCTGGAAGTT
It encodes:
- a CDS encoding ROK family protein, whose product is MSQLAIDVGGTWLRYELLGEDDVCGKFQSKEQPLLEFITSMLRRYPQIDAIAVSFAGQVHNGVIISAPNIDVKEPKLKDFVETNFGVSLILENDLNCAALAESVYWNEKELVALYSGTGLGGGLIVDGKIVHGWRNLAGEIGHIPYKTAPFKCGCGKDNCLELYASGSGIQKWIKYFGLKEETTLQQLKSSKNPDAMKIAESYIEALIYAAATMVTIMNPKILVFGGGVIEHNPELIEIVRKRIGDYALLASCEGLRVEKSRMENASLEGVKILLKRF
- a CDS encoding glycogen synthase — its product is MKLLFASAEISPFAKSGGLADISLALSKVLNGRIDVTAIMPLYRCIDKTHYDICSTGDSFNLSFGGLSYDIELFTTTIDGLKVVFVYNELLCERDSLYGHSEEGYEDNDLRFAIFCHTIVEIVKRDFFDILHLNDWHTALTALLVRDTGLSTKIVYTIHNLAYQGLFPKSSMVRTGIDPKHFRMEEVEFYGEVNWMKAGIGNADAVTTVSPSYAVEILTPEFGCGLDGYLRLHSEKLTGILNGIDTKLFDPSTDPALPATYSKTSKRGKMVCKKSFFREIEMEQSTLPLFIFIGRFVEQKGLELIIESIEEMLKRPLVFVMLGDGENKYHSALQKVAQKKFNFHLHFGYDETLAHKMYAAADFLVMPSLFEPCGLNQMVAMRYGTIPLVHKTGGLKDTIHQIIPRKRVCGMGFVFNKMKKDLFLQSIDSAIKLYGNRRKLNSIRTFNMSCDFSIQKCAKEYLKLYESLL